The following proteins are co-located in the Streptococcus anginosus genome:
- the rpmD gene encoding 50S ribosomal protein L30, translating into MAQIKITLTKSPIGRIPSQRKTVVALGLGKLNSSVIKEDNPAVRGMITAVSHLVTVEEVK; encoded by the coding sequence ATGGCTCAAATTAAAATTACTTTGACTAAGTCTCCAATCGGACGCATCCCGTCACAACGTAAAACTGTTGTAGCACTTGGACTTGGCAAATTAAACAGCTCAGTTATCAAAGAAGATAATCCAGCAGTACGTGGTATGATTACTGCAGTATCACATTTGGTTA